From one Sulfurimonas sp. HSL-3221 genomic stretch:
- a CDS encoding AraC family transcriptional regulator has product MKKETLRHHAHVVNDALYYIYRHIDSPITLEVLAERNRTSVYHFHRIFKEVTGRNFYDTLQSIRLQKAANLLIVNKKEKVSMIAQQCGYSTHSAFIRAFRQRYALTPTQWREGGYLNFSKENIRYSDKVPRIASDFTGLKPAIVKMPAIRVAYIRHRGYNHSIAGVWQRLYAYAVEHGLEQARQIGLHHDNPSIVPLEECAYVAAIEIPDGFEVSGSVSSFVIPSSLCARFTMQGRYGEVPNLIRYIYHTWLPESGFEAKTLPPYVVYRRNHFLEADERFDLDFYLPVSVI; this is encoded by the coding sequence ATGAAGAAAGAGACGCTGCGCCACCACGCCCACGTCGTTAACGACGCGCTGTATTACATCTACCGTCATATCGATTCACCGATCACCTTGGAGGTGCTCGCAGAGCGCAACCGCACGAGCGTCTACCATTTCCACCGGATCTTCAAGGAGGTGACGGGGCGCAACTTCTACGACACGCTGCAGTCCATCCGGCTGCAGAAGGCGGCGAACCTGCTCATTGTCAACAAGAAAGAGAAAGTCTCAATGATCGCGCAGCAGTGCGGCTACAGTACGCACTCGGCCTTTATCCGGGCCTTTAGGCAGCGTTACGCGCTGACGCCGACGCAGTGGCGCGAAGGGGGCTACCTTAACTTTTCAAAGGAGAACATCCGCTACTCCGACAAGGTGCCGCGGATCGCGTCGGACTTTACGGGGCTCAAGCCTGCCATCGTCAAAATGCCCGCCATCCGCGTCGCCTACATCCGCCACCGCGGCTACAACCATTCCATTGCCGGCGTCTGGCAGCGGCTCTACGCCTACGCGGTCGAACACGGCCTGGAGCAGGCCCGGCAGATAGGGCTGCACCACGACAACCCTTCGATCGTACCGCTGGAGGAGTGCGCCTACGTGGCCGCCATCGAGATCCCCGACGGTTTCGAGGTGTCGGGCTCCGTCTCCAGCTTCGTTATCCCCTCGTCGCTGTGCGCGCGCTTTACGATGCAGGGGCGCTACGGCGAGGTGCCGAACCTGATCCGCTACATCTACCATACCTGGCTGCCTGAGAGCGGCTTCGAAGCGAAGACCCTGCCGCCCTACGTCGTCTACCGCCGGAACCATTTTCTCGAAGCCGACGAGCGTTTCGACCTCGATTTCTACCTGCCCGTCAGCGTCATCTGA
- a CDS encoding PLP-dependent aminotransferase family protein gives MKRQFIREILDVITADTISFAGGLPDADLFPLDAFKTAADRVLSEPASLQYSRSQGYAPLREKIARRYCAAGFETRAEEILITTGSQQAINLIALSMLPYGVTVELPAYLGALSAFRLAKVKTEGVALEHDGIAMTPFRRSIARTGAAYLIPDFQNPTGLRYSAAKRQAVAKAVLDADALLIEDAPYSELYFDHASLPISASMPERSFHLGSFSKILAPGLRVGWVRASEANLRRLLVVKEAIDLHTSTLDQRLIDAFWETEGLDRHLSSLRIHYRAKKNALSNALRTQLPDFVFDEPRGGMFLYGRLPGHDTKSLVNRCLERGVAFVPGSEFYPGTPALDELRLNFTHTDPAQMHRGVGLMADAYREQIVSKITGVARATA, from the coding sequence ATGAAACGCCAATTTATCCGGGAGATCCTGGATGTTATCACCGCGGACACCATCTCCTTCGCCGGAGGGCTTCCCGACGCCGACCTCTTCCCCCTAGACGCCTTCAAAACGGCGGCCGACCGCGTCCTCTCCGAGCCGGCCAGCCTGCAGTATTCGCGTTCGCAGGGATACGCCCCCCTGCGCGAAAAGATCGCCCGGCGCTACTGCGCCGCGGGCTTTGAGACCCGCGCGGAGGAGATCCTCATCACCACAGGTTCGCAGCAGGCCATCAACCTCATCGCCTTGAGCATGCTTCCCTACGGGGTCACCGTCGAACTGCCCGCCTACCTCGGGGCCCTCAGCGCCTTCCGGCTGGCAAAAGTAAAGACGGAGGGGGTCGCGCTGGAACACGACGGCATCGCAATGACACCGTTCAGACGCAGCATCGCCAGGACGGGGGCCGCCTACCTGATCCCGGACTTCCAGAACCCGACGGGGCTGCGCTACAGTGCCGCCAAACGCCAGGCCGTCGCCAAGGCGGTGCTGGACGCAGACGCGCTGCTGATCGAAGACGCACCCTACAGCGAACTCTATTTCGACCATGCCTCCCTGCCCATCAGCGCAAGCATGCCCGAACGCAGCTTCCACCTGGGCTCCTTTTCGAAGATCCTGGCCCCCGGCCTGCGGGTCGGGTGGGTCCGGGCCAGCGAGGCGAACCTGCGGCGGCTGCTCGTCGTCAAAGAGGCGATCGACCTGCATACGTCGACACTGGACCAGCGCCTGATCGACGCGTTTTGGGAGACCGAGGGGCTTGACCGCCACCTCTCATCGCTGCGCATCCATTACCGGGCTAAGAAAAACGCACTTTCCAACGCACTGCGCACCCAGCTGCCCGACTTCGTTTTTGACGAACCCCGCGGCGGCATGTTCCTTTACGGGAGGCTGCCCGGCCACGATACGAAATCATTGGTCAACCGCTGCCTGGAGCGCGGGGTCGCCTTCGTCCCCGGCAGCGAGTTCTACCCCGGCACGCCTGCGCTCGACGAGCTCCGGCTCAATTTCACCCACACCGACCCGGCGCAGATGCACCGCGGCGTCGGACTGATGGCCGATGCCTACCGCGAACAGATCGTTTCGAAAATCACGGGAGTGGCCAGGGCCACGGCATGA
- a CDS encoding Spy/CpxP family protein refolding chaperone: protein MKPFAKIAVIAAATLAISVPSAFACSAQSSMQGMHGGSDNKMHLARKVVDAVSQTGLSTAQTQAVTDAINTFKAKMMTRKASKTFPIDAFGDTAFDAKQFKAAQQKQFDAKMAAMTELFSTIYTVLTPEQRPLFKRAFTAPMVKMMIKRNMIKGGMKSGGMGGGMQKSGMKGSGMQQGGMKCGGMKCGGMSR, encoded by the coding sequence ATGAAACCTTTCGCAAAAATTGCCGTTATCGCGGCAGCAACCCTCGCCATCAGCGTCCCATCGGCCTTCGCGTGCAGCGCGCAGAGCAGCATGCAGGGCATGCACGGCGGCAGCGACAACAAAATGCACCTTGCCCGCAAAGTCGTCGATGCCGTCAGCCAGACGGGGCTGAGCACCGCGCAGACCCAGGCCGTCACCGATGCCATCAACACCTTTAAGGCAAAAATGATGACGCGCAAAGCCTCCAAAACCTTCCCCATCGACGCCTTCGGTGACACTGCCTTCGATGCCAAGCAGTTTAAAGCGGCCCAGCAGAAACAGTTTGATGCCAAGATGGCTGCGATGACCGAACTCTTCAGTACCATCTACACCGTGCTGACGCCGGAACAGCGTCCCCTCTTCAAGCGCGCCTTCACCGCACCGATGGTCAAGATGATGATCAAGCGGAACATGATCAAAGGTGGTATGAAAAGCGGCGGCATGGGCGGCGGCATGCAAAAGAGCGGTATGAAAGGAAGCGGTATGCAGCAGGGCGGTATGAAATGCGGAGGGATGAAGTGCGGCGGCATGTCCCGCTGA
- a CDS encoding DUF1924 domain-containing protein, giving the protein MKSILIALFCSAALMAASPEVDNYLQQLQTEAPAPFDAARGEAIFTAEQIGKKGTKIACTSCHGNDLTRPGKNVNTGKVIDPLSPDANPDRLTSLKEVTKWLRRNFKDVYNREGTAQEKGDVLTYIMQYR; this is encoded by the coding sequence ATGAAATCCATTCTGATCGCCCTCTTCTGCAGCGCCGCCCTTATGGCGGCGAGCCCGGAAGTCGACAACTACCTGCAGCAGCTACAGACGGAAGCCCCGGCCCCGTTTGATGCCGCGCGCGGCGAAGCGATCTTCACCGCCGAACAGATCGGCAAAAAAGGGACAAAGATCGCCTGCACCAGCTGCCACGGCAACGACCTGACCCGCCCCGGCAAAAACGTCAATACCGGCAAAGTCATCGACCCGCTCTCACCGGATGCCAACCCCGATCGCCTCACGTCGCTCAAAGAGGTCACAAAATGGCTGCGCCGGAACTTCAAGGATGTCTATAACCGCGAGGGAACGGCCCAGGAAAAAGGTGATGTTCTCACCTATATCATGCAATACCGCTAA
- a CDS encoding diheme cytochrome c: MKKHLFVITCALLAAGSVYLAADDHHEKHSEQRHEKAVAQDAVTTDGQKRSAAGVETTAARLYKNECGACHMAYQPGLLPRASWTRMMVSLGDHFGTDATLEPADAAELATYLDANAYGSAPSSKHMARIAKSVSADAPMQISRSVYFVKEHRRIPQRFIDQADVKSLANCNACHAKAENGSYREREIFIPNYGRWDD, from the coding sequence ATGAAAAAGCATCTTTTTGTTATTACTTGCGCGCTGCTGGCAGCCGGTTCGGTCTACCTCGCGGCAGATGACCATCACGAAAAACACAGTGAGCAGAGGCATGAAAAAGCCGTTGCACAGGATGCCGTCACGACCGACGGCCAAAAACGAAGTGCAGCAGGGGTCGAAACGACCGCCGCGCGTCTCTATAAAAACGAGTGCGGGGCGTGCCATATGGCCTACCAGCCCGGCCTGCTTCCCCGTGCTTCCTGGACACGTATGATGGTGTCGCTTGGGGACCATTTCGGAACCGATGCGACCCTTGAGCCGGCTGATGCGGCAGAGCTTGCCACCTATCTCGACGCGAACGCCTACGGAAGCGCACCTTCATCGAAACATATGGCGCGGATCGCCAAATCCGTCTCCGCCGATGCGCCGATGCAGATCAGCCGGTCCGTCTACTTCGTCAAAGAACACCGAAGAATTCCGCAGCGTTTCATCGACCAGGCGGATGTGAAGAGTCTTGCGAACTGCAACGCCTGCCACGCGAAGGCCGAAAACGGCAGCTACCGCGAACGGGAGATCTTCATCCCGAACTACGGGCGCTGGGACGACTGA
- a CDS encoding cytochrome b/b6 domain-containing protein, with protein sequence MNNSYIWSLPTRLFHGLLVLFILGAYLSAEEERWLLWHAAFGFAVGALLLFRIVWGFWGPEHSRFADFDLKLSSLKTYMLTLLSSKATYAGHNPAASFAVIGIIAVTLLLVLTGMLTYGVQENRGLFAFLNGTFFKKMELFEELHEFLGTLLYLLIGAHIAGVLLDRLLHPSHGTLRSIVSGYKPVEGRSVRLTFVQKTIAVLGIGLALATPIYLLTASDTPLTAAHTAAVDFEKVHPLFANECAACHTLYPPALLPGRSWRRLMADLENHFGDDASLEAADTQSILAYLVANAAEHATSEAAFKLSASMTNMDIIAVTQTPFWKKTHRRITADVFARDAVKSRANCKACHSDVERGLLEDTNITIPGERS encoded by the coding sequence ATGAACAATAGCTATATCTGGAGTCTGCCGACACGCCTCTTCCACGGGCTGCTCGTGCTCTTTATCCTCGGCGCCTATCTGAGCGCCGAAGAGGAGCGCTGGCTGCTCTGGCACGCGGCGTTCGGTTTCGCCGTCGGGGCCCTGCTGCTTTTCCGCATCGTCTGGGGCTTTTGGGGGCCGGAGCATTCGCGCTTCGCCGATTTCGACCTGAAACTCTCTTCGTTGAAGACCTACATGCTGACGCTGCTGAGCTCAAAAGCAACGTACGCAGGCCATAACCCCGCCGCCAGTTTCGCCGTGATCGGTATTATCGCTGTGACGCTGCTGCTCGTGCTGACGGGCATGCTCACCTATGGTGTCCAGGAGAACCGCGGGCTCTTCGCTTTTCTGAACGGCACGTTTTTCAAGAAGATGGAACTGTTCGAGGAACTCCATGAATTCCTCGGGACCCTGCTCTATCTCCTGATAGGGGCCCATATCGCGGGCGTCCTGCTCGACCGCCTTCTGCACCCCTCCCACGGCACGCTGCGCTCCATCGTCAGCGGATACAAACCCGTTGAAGGCCGCAGCGTCAGGCTGACCTTTGTCCAAAAGACCATCGCCGTCCTGGGCATCGGGCTCGCCCTCGCGACCCCCATCTACCTGTTGACAGCAAGCGACACCCCCCTGACCGCCGCGCATACGGCAGCCGTCGATTTCGAAAAAGTGCATCCGCTCTTCGCCAACGAATGCGCGGCGTGCCATACCCTCTATCCCCCCGCGCTGCTGCCCGGCCGCTCCTGGCGGCGCCTGATGGCGGATCTGGAGAACCATTTCGGCGATGATGCCTCGCTGGAGGCAGCCGATACCCAGAGCATCCTGGCCTACCTTGTCGCCAATGCCGCGGAACACGCCACCTCCGAGGCTGCGTTCAAGCTATCGGCCTCTATGACAAATATGGATATCATAGCAGTGACGCAGACGCCGTTCTGGAAAAAGACCCACCGCAGGATCACTGCGGACGTTTTCGCGCGCGACGCGGTCAAAAGCAGGGCCAACTGCAAAGCCTGCCACAGCGATGTTGAACGCGGCCTGCTCGAGGATACGAACATCACGATACCCGGAGAAAGGAGCTGA
- a CDS encoding Spy/CpxP family protein refolding chaperone, giving the protein MRFIVLIALLFTLLAADHDDHREHHMPMDISYLDLTPQQHERVEKIARDYRKAHHRLNRLEAQTRDAVRALFEAERFDRAKFLELTTALQTENDRVQADFFEALHAVLTPQQRQRFTPYLEEWERD; this is encoded by the coding sequence ATGCGTTTCATCGTTCTGATTGCCCTGCTTTTCACCCTGCTGGCAGCGGACCACGACGACCACCGCGAGCACCATATGCCGATGGACATCAGCTACCTCGACCTCACCCCGCAGCAGCATGAGCGCGTCGAGAAGATCGCCCGCGACTACCGCAAGGCCCATCACCGTCTCAACCGCCTCGAAGCGCAGACCCGTGACGCCGTCAGGGCCCTCTTCGAAGCCGAACGTTTCGACCGGGCGAAATTTCTCGAACTGACCACCGCGCTGCAGACCGAAAACGACAGGGTGCAGGCGGATTTTTTCGAAGCGCTCCACGCCGTTCTGACCCCGCAGCAGCGACAACGCTTCACCCCCTACCTGGAGGAGTGGGAACGTGACTAA
- a CDS encoding response regulator transcription factor, translating to MTKRVMLIEDDRAMQALIGGYLTDYGYSVRSFNDPRSAIEALKQHKEGFDIVILDLMLPGMDGFDAAKTIKAVSDIPIIISSARGDIGNKIHGFELGVDDYLAKPYEPRELILRIEAVLRRYGNAPQLQVSDFTVDEQSRTVSMEGYPVDLTPVEFEIFLFLLKNRGNNVSREQIVHATSLEPETKGRTVDMHISNIRLKIGDSAKSPRYIKSVWGIGYRFIG from the coding sequence GTGACTAAGCGGGTGATGCTGATCGAAGACGACCGGGCCATGCAGGCGCTTATCGGCGGCTACCTTACCGATTACGGCTACAGCGTCCGCAGTTTTAACGACCCCCGCAGCGCCATCGAAGCATTGAAACAGCACAAAGAGGGATTCGATATCGTCATCCTCGACCTGATGCTGCCCGGCATGGACGGCTTTGACGCCGCCAAAACAATCAAGGCCGTCAGCGACATCCCCATCATCATCTCCTCCGCCCGTGGCGACATCGGCAACAAGATCCACGGCTTTGAGCTCGGCGTCGACGACTATCTTGCCAAACCCTACGAACCGCGGGAGCTCATCCTGCGTATCGAGGCGGTGCTCCGCCGCTACGGCAACGCTCCGCAGCTGCAGGTCTCGGACTTCACCGTCGACGAACAGAGCAGAACGGTCAGTATGGAGGGGTACCCCGTCGACCTCACCCCCGTGGAGTTCGAAATCTTCCTTTTCCTGCTGAAAAACCGCGGCAACAACGTCTCGCGGGAGCAGATCGTCCATGCTACTTCGCTGGAACCCGAGACCAAGGGACGCACCGTCGACATGCACATCAGCAACATCCGCCTCAAAATAGGCGACAGCGCCAAATCCCCCCGCTACATCAAGTCGGTCTGGGGGATCGGCTACCGGTTCATAGGCTGA
- a CDS encoding ArsS family sensor histidine kinase: MSIFRKIILLFSASLLLMLAIGYQVDAMYTQRTEALVTQQYLDDARKLYGLLATTETEALASALPSMGLEAVEATRATGAEPLLERPHSFGDMRILKTRDGAYLLSIRYMESALLLRDSALDGSLQGRWLPHLLVGLDIVLLVMIFLVIITMLAPLGHLAAKMRAFAEGDYDSRADVPGRDEIGAVAETYNHLAQRLQDTIVAREALLRDIGHELRTPIARGMFAAEKLPDSDEKVLLQRCFAELESMTSELLEVEKLSVTGELHVETIRAETLILQALSKMMIDDEEKVSIALDEAFNLEGDPLYLSIALKNLIDNALKYATAYPVTVTAEAGMICVCNRGRPLRAPVADALAPFRRGVHSRQRGGFGLGLSIVAKVLERHAYPLSYRYENGWHRFCIDFTPAKLQQGTEPA, encoded by the coding sequence ATGTCCATTTTCCGAAAAATCATCCTGCTTTTTTCCGCCAGCCTGCTGCTGATGCTGGCCATCGGCTATCAGGTAGACGCCATGTACACGCAGCGTACGGAAGCCCTCGTCACGCAGCAGTACCTCGATGATGCCCGGAAGCTCTACGGGCTGCTGGCGACGACTGAAACCGAAGCCCTTGCATCTGCCCTCCCCTCCATGGGCCTTGAAGCGGTTGAAGCCACACGGGCAACCGGGGCCGAGCCCCTGCTTGAACGCCCCCACTCCTTCGGGGATATGCGGATCCTGAAGACGCGCGACGGCGCTTATCTGCTTTCCATCCGCTACATGGAGAGCGCGTTGCTGCTGCGGGACAGCGCCCTCGACGGGAGCCTTCAGGGACGGTGGCTGCCCCATCTGCTCGTCGGGCTCGATATTGTCCTTCTGGTCATGATCTTTCTTGTCATCATCACTATGCTGGCCCCCCTGGGTCACCTTGCCGCCAAGATGCGGGCCTTTGCCGAAGGGGATTACGACAGCCGCGCCGATGTTCCGGGGCGTGACGAGATCGGGGCCGTCGCCGAGACCTACAACCACCTCGCCCAGCGCCTGCAGGATACGATCGTGGCGCGCGAAGCGCTCCTGCGTGATATCGGCCACGAACTCCGCACCCCCATTGCCCGCGGCATGTTCGCCGCGGAGAAGCTCCCCGATTCCGACGAAAAAGTGCTGCTCCAGCGCTGCTTTGCGGAACTGGAGTCCATGACAAGCGAGCTGCTCGAGGTGGAAAAGCTCTCCGTGACCGGGGAGCTGCATGTCGAGACGATCCGCGCGGAAACGCTCATACTGCAGGCGCTGTCGAAAATGATGATTGATGACGAGGAGAAGGTTTCCATTGCACTTGACGAGGCATTTAACCTCGAAGGTGATCCCCTCTACCTCTCCATCGCCCTCAAGAACCTTATAGACAATGCGCTGAAATACGCCACCGCGTACCCGGTGACGGTCACGGCCGAGGCCGGAATGATCTGCGTCTGCAACCGGGGCAGGCCATTAAGAGCACCGGTCGCAGACGCGCTGGCTCCTTTCCGGCGCGGGGTACACTCCCGACAGCGAGGAGGGTTCGGCCTGGGGCTCTCCATCGTGGCCAAGGTCCTGGAGCGGCATGCCTATCCGCTTTCGTACCGTTACGAAAACGGATGGCACCGTTTCTGTATCGATTTTACTCCCGCAAAACTCCAACAGGGTACTGAACCCGCCTAA